In Nocardia yunnanensis, one DNA window encodes the following:
- a CDS encoding ATP-binding cassette domain-containing protein, whose product MPPRKTALQSAPPADSHDLIRVVGARVNNLKDVSVELPKRRLTVFTGVSGSGKSSLVFDTIAAESQRLINETYSTFVQGFMPSLARPDVDVLEGLTTAISVDQQRMGGDPRSTVGTATDANAMLRILFSRLGKPHIGSAQAFSFNVASISGAGAVTVEKGGKQVKERREFSITGGMCPRCEGRGAVNDIDLTQLYDDSKSLREGPFTIPGYSMDGWYGRIFIGSGFFDPDKPIAKYNKREIADLLYKEPTKIKVEGINLTYEGLIPKIRKSFLSKDVDSLQPHVRAFVERAVTFQVCPECHGTRLSELARSSKIKKISIADACAMQISDLAEWVRGLREPSVAPLLESLRGVLDSFVEIGLGYLSLDRASSTLSGGEAQRVKMIRHLGSALTDVTYVFDEPTVGLHPHDIQRMNDLLLRLRDKGNTVLVVEHKPETIAIADHVVDIGPGAGSGGGTVCFEGTVEGLRGSGTITGRHFDDRAALKEPVRESKGALKIRGADANNLQKVDVDIPLGVLVVITGVAGSGKSSLVHGSIPAGEGVISVDQGAIRGSRRSNPATYTGLLEPVRKAFAKANGVKPALFSANSEGACPTCNGAGVIYSDLAIMAGVATVCEVCEGKRFQAAVLEYKLGGRDISEVLAMPVSEALAYFETGESAIPAAHKIVRHLSEVGLGYLALGQPLTTLSGGERQRLKLATHMGEKGGVYVLDEPTTGLHLADVENLLGLLDRLVDSGKSVIVIEHHQAVMAHADWIVDLGPGAGHDGGRIVFEGTPAELVAARSTLTGEHLASYVGR is encoded by the coding sequence ATGCCCCCGCGCAAGACCGCACTGCAGAGCGCCCCGCCCGCCGACAGCCACGACCTGATTCGCGTGGTCGGGGCCCGGGTGAACAACCTCAAGGACGTCTCGGTGGAGCTGCCCAAGCGCCGGCTCACGGTGTTCACGGGCGTGTCCGGCTCGGGCAAGAGCTCGCTGGTGTTCGACACCATCGCCGCGGAATCGCAGCGGCTGATCAACGAGACCTACAGCACCTTCGTGCAGGGGTTCATGCCGAGTCTGGCGCGGCCCGACGTCGATGTGCTCGAGGGGCTGACCACCGCGATCAGCGTCGATCAGCAGCGCATGGGCGGGGATCCGCGCTCCACGGTCGGCACCGCCACCGACGCGAATGCCATGCTGCGCATCCTGTTCAGCCGGTTGGGCAAGCCGCATATCGGGTCCGCGCAGGCGTTCTCGTTCAATGTCGCCTCGATCAGCGGGGCGGGCGCGGTGACCGTGGAGAAGGGTGGCAAGCAGGTCAAGGAGCGGCGCGAGTTCAGCATCACCGGCGGCATGTGCCCGCGGTGCGAGGGGCGCGGCGCGGTCAACGATATCGATCTGACGCAGCTCTACGACGACAGCAAGTCGTTGCGGGAGGGGCCGTTCACCATTCCCGGCTACAGCATGGACGGGTGGTACGGGCGGATCTTCATCGGCAGCGGGTTCTTCGATCCGGACAAGCCGATCGCGAAGTACAACAAGCGCGAGATCGCCGATCTGCTCTACAAGGAGCCGACCAAGATCAAGGTCGAGGGCATCAACCTGACCTACGAGGGGCTGATCCCCAAGATCCGGAAGTCGTTCCTGTCCAAGGACGTCGACTCGCTGCAGCCGCATGTGCGCGCGTTCGTGGAGCGGGCGGTGACCTTCCAGGTCTGCCCGGAATGCCACGGCACCCGGTTGTCGGAGCTGGCGCGGTCGTCGAAGATCAAGAAGATCAGCATCGCCGACGCCTGCGCCATGCAGATCAGCGATCTGGCCGAGTGGGTGCGCGGGTTGCGGGAGCCGTCGGTCGCGCCGTTGCTGGAATCGCTGCGCGGGGTGCTGGACTCGTTCGTGGAGATCGGGCTCGGCTATCTGAGCCTGGATCGGGCGTCGAGCACGCTGTCGGGCGGAGAAGCGCAGCGGGTCAAGATGATTCGGCATCTCGGGTCGGCGCTCACCGATGTCACCTATGTGTTCGACGAGCCGACCGTCGGGTTGCATCCGCACGATATCCAGCGCATGAACGACCTGCTGCTGCGGTTGCGGGACAAGGGCAACACGGTGCTGGTGGTGGAGCACAAACCCGAGACCATCGCCATCGCCGATCATGTCGTCGACATCGGGCCGGGCGCCGGATCCGGCGGCGGCACCGTGTGTTTCGAGGGCACGGTGGAGGGGTTGCGCGGCAGCGGCACGATCACCGGGCGGCACTTCGACGATCGGGCGGCGCTGAAGGAGCCGGTGCGTGAGTCCAAGGGCGCGTTGAAGATTCGCGGCGCGGACGCCAACAACTTGCAGAAGGTGGATGTCGACATTCCGCTGGGCGTGCTGGTGGTCATCACCGGGGTGGCCGGGTCGGGCAAGAGTTCGCTGGTGCACGGGTCGATTCCGGCCGGGGAGGGAGTGATCTCGGTCGATCAGGGTGCGATTCGCGGTTCGCGGCGCAGTAATCCGGCCACCTACACCGGGTTGCTGGAGCCCGTTCGCAAGGCCTTCGCCAAGGCCAATGGCGTGAAACCCGCACTGTTCAGCGCGAATTCGGAGGGCGCGTGCCCGACGTGCAACGGCGCGGGGGTGATCTACTCGGATCTGGCCATCATGGCCGGGGTCGCGACCGTGTGTGAAGTGTGTGAGGGCAAGCGGTTTCAGGCGGCGGTGCTGGAATACAAGCTCGGCGGGCGCGATATCAGCGAGGTGCTGGCGATGCCGGTGAGCGAGGCGCTGGCGTATTTCGAGACGGGGGAGTCGGCGATTCCCGCGGCGCACAAGATCGTGCGGCATCTGTCCGAGGTGGGGTTGGGGTATCTGGCCCTGGGGCAGCCGCTGACCACGCTGTCGGGTGGGGAGCGGCAGCGGTTGAAGCTGGCCACGCACATGGGGGAGAAGGGCGGGGTGTACGTGCTCGACGAACCGACCACCGGTCTGCATCTCGCCGATGTCGAGAATCTGCTCGGATTGCTGGACCGGCTGGTCGATTCCGGCAAATCGGTCATCGTGATCGAGCATCACCAGGCCGTGATGGCGCATGCGGATTGGATCGTGGATCTGGGGCCGGGGGCCGGGCACGACGGCGGGCGGATCGTGTTCGAGGGCACGCCGGCCGAGTTGGTGGCCGCGCGGTCCACGCTCACGGGGGAGCATCTGGCTTCGTACGTTGGGCGGTAA
- a CDS encoding GNAT family N-acetyltransferase: MSEVETPATEPADERAGALLRQRQLALCNYLDASADIATTRIRANLTGWHRWLQHLPGSPVARATARRDALTRELAVHGVGADDHRWGVLSGAYVRGLGAALCLEDTLSDLILRYGSEAAHWTGRLRALVRATVAARPQAAVGDRAVVAKLTEELLEVTRAAPDEAARQRLCDHLPGVLRPVPCDIEALRRADALVEVVFDVYADTVKLDNITVNPELRGTGLGTAVLQHLCRAADAHHLYIVGQLVPTFRDDDSAVPLLADWCRRHGFSVNERLGGRIARTPVSVPDPAAR, from the coding sequence ATGAGCGAGGTCGAGACGCCAGCCACCGAGCCCGCCGACGAGCGGGCCGGTGCGCTGTTGCGGCAACGTCAGCTAGCTCTGTGCAACTACCTCGACGCCAGCGCTGACATCGCCACCACCCGCATTCGGGCCAATCTGACCGGCTGGCACCGCTGGCTGCAACACCTGCCCGGCTCCCCGGTCGCCCGCGCGACCGCCCGCCGCGACGCGCTCACCCGCGAGCTGGCCGTGCACGGCGTCGGCGCGGACGATCATCGCTGGGGCGTGCTGTCGGGGGCGTATGTGCGTGGCCTCGGCGCGGCCCTGTGCCTCGAGGACACCCTGTCGGATCTGATCCTGCGCTACGGGTCGGAGGCCGCGCACTGGACCGGACGGCTGCGGGCGCTGGTGCGCGCCACCGTGGCCGCGCGCCCGCAGGCCGCGGTGGGCGATCGCGCGGTGGTCGCCAAGCTCACCGAGGAACTGCTGGAGGTGACCCGCGCCGCGCCGGACGAGGCCGCGCGCCAACGGCTTTGCGACCATCTGCCCGGCGTGCTGCGCCCGGTCCCGTGCGACATCGAAGCCCTGCGCCGCGCTGACGCCCTGGTCGAAGTGGTGTTCGACGTCTACGCCGACACCGTCAAACTCGACAACATCACGGTGAATCCGGAGCTGCGCGGCACCGGCCTGGGGACCGCGGTGCTGCAACACCTGTGCCGCGCCGCGGACGCGCATCACCTCTACATCGTGGGGCAGCTGGTGCCGACCTTCCGGGACGACGACTCCGCGGTACCGCTGCTGGCGGACTGGTGTCGCCGCCACGGCTTCTCGGTCAACGAGCGCCTGGGCGGGCGCATCGCCCGCACCCCGGTCAGCGTCCCGGACCCGGCCGCCCGATAG
- a CDS encoding alpha/beta hydrolase: MKLSASRKRTALRTAAVALSAALSVALAAGTAAADPDKPSSVTSVQKDGRTWHLQVYSAAMGKDIPVDVQRPADESQAAPNLYMLNGLDGGLGTASWNAQTNALGFLSDKQVNVIQPIGGRGSYYTDWINDDPQLGRNKWTTFFTQELPPLLDAALGSTGLNALAGLSTSGTSVLQLAEAKPGLWKSVAAYSGCAQIADPMGKQFLKLAVETWAGGKTVNMYGPDDSPLWAANDPVINAEKLRGTNLYISSGSGIPLMKDVEYYTKAAPGPQGDLNLALGMLIEGGVDACTHNLESKLDSIDIPATYQFDPVGTHYWPYWENALHNSWPMLAAGMGISA; the protein is encoded by the coding sequence ATGAAGCTTTCTGCATCACGTAAGAGGACCGCCCTGCGGACCGCCGCCGTCGCGCTCAGCGCCGCCCTGTCCGTCGCGCTGGCCGCCGGCACCGCCGCGGCGGACCCGGACAAGCCGTCGAGCGTCACGTCCGTTCAGAAGGACGGCCGGACCTGGCATCTGCAGGTCTACTCGGCCGCCATGGGCAAGGACATCCCGGTCGACGTGCAGCGCCCCGCCGACGAGTCGCAGGCCGCGCCGAACCTGTACATGCTCAACGGTCTCGACGGCGGCCTCGGCACCGCCAGCTGGAACGCCCAGACCAATGCCCTCGGCTTCCTGTCCGACAAGCAGGTCAACGTGATCCAGCCGATCGGCGGCCGCGGCAGCTACTACACCGACTGGATCAACGACGACCCGCAGCTGGGCCGCAACAAGTGGACGACGTTCTTCACCCAGGAACTGCCGCCGCTGCTGGACGCCGCGCTCGGCTCGACCGGGCTCAACGCGCTGGCGGGCCTGTCCACCTCCGGCACCTCGGTGCTGCAGCTGGCCGAGGCCAAGCCCGGACTGTGGAAGTCGGTGGCCGCCTACTCCGGTTGCGCGCAGATCGCCGACCCGATGGGCAAGCAGTTCCTCAAGCTCGCCGTGGAGACCTGGGCGGGCGGCAAGACCGTCAACATGTACGGCCCCGACGACAGCCCGCTGTGGGCCGCCAACGACCCGGTCATCAACGCGGAGAAGCTGCGCGGCACCAACCTCTACATCTCCAGCGGCAGCGGCATCCCGCTGATGAAGGACGTGGAGTACTACACCAAGGCCGCGCCCGGCCCGCAGGGTGACCTGAACCTGGCGCTGGGCATGCTGATCGAGGGCGGCGTCGACGCCTGCACCCACAACCTCGAGAGCAAGCTGGATTCGATCGACATCCCGGCCACCTACCAGTTCGACCCGGTGGGCACCCACTACTGGCCCTACTGGGAGAACGCCCTGCACAACTCGTGGCCGATGCTGGCCGCGGGCATGGGCATCTCGGCCTGA
- a CDS encoding lysophospholipid acyltransferase family protein → MTTTENTIKPDPNHPLLPLARAYTDYFTPTVTGVENLPVSGPALVIGNHSSIYWAPEVWITFMAMLDHRPDEPSYGVAHDILLRAPLLGDSLRKFGVIPASRESAAKGLKDGGAVMVYPGGDWEACRPWTDRGKIDFAGRKGFIRLALELGVPVIPAVANGGHDSIFVLSRGERTARLLQLDKLVRAKVFPYTLGLPFGVAPILPQIPLPASVTVSFLPALDWSTQPGDAENADLVDEYYTRTVDTMQTELDRLRAETPHPVATGIKNHIAGLPGPLKSLAGLL, encoded by the coding sequence ATGACCACAACCGAAAACACGATAAAGCCCGACCCGAACCACCCGCTGCTGCCGCTGGCCCGGGCCTACACCGACTACTTCACCCCCACGGTGACCGGTGTGGAGAATCTGCCCGTCTCGGGCCCGGCCCTGGTCATCGGCAATCACTCGTCCATCTACTGGGCGCCGGAGGTGTGGATCACCTTCATGGCCATGCTGGACCACCGCCCGGACGAGCCCAGCTACGGCGTCGCGCACGACATCCTTTTGCGCGCACCGCTTCTCGGTGACAGCCTGCGCAAGTTCGGGGTCATCCCCGCCTCGCGCGAGTCGGCCGCCAAGGGGCTCAAGGACGGTGGCGCGGTGATGGTGTACCCGGGCGGCGACTGGGAGGCGTGCCGGCCCTGGACCGACCGCGGCAAGATCGACTTCGCCGGCCGCAAGGGTTTCATTCGCCTGGCGCTGGAACTGGGCGTCCCGGTGATCCCCGCGGTCGCCAACGGCGGCCACGACTCCATCTTCGTGCTCAGCCGCGGTGAACGCACCGCACGGCTGCTGCAGCTGGACAAACTGGTGCGCGCCAAGGTGTTTCCCTACACCCTGGGCCTGCCCTTCGGCGTCGCCCCGATCCTGCCGCAGATTCCGCTGCCCGCCTCGGTGACGGTCAGCTTCCTGCCCGCCCTGGACTGGTCCACCCAGCCGGGCGACGCGGAGAACGCCGATCTGGTCGACGAGTACTACACCCGCACCGTCGACACCATGCAGACCGAACTCGACCGGCTGCGCGCCGAGACGCCGCATCCGGTGGCGACGGGCATCAAGAACCACATCGCCGGACTGCCCGGGCCGTTGAAGAGCCTGGCCGGACTGCTGTAG
- a CDS encoding PrsW family glutamic-type intramembrane protease, which produces MSWFQPRSLLFWVYCLAVVIGPLLFLVQAAGQVLFAGVPALAALPITALTLLVIGRILFALDPFRARRRLLAPMAMGAIWGATVWTGLAMWANDHLSRTITNLFGDRFAVSWSAAFTAPIDEEYIKAIGIAVVAILFRPRLTRPMHGLLLGAAVGLGAQIAEDCLYSTQTALSSPQDPVVDVLLVAVLRLVTALTSHWAMSALAGVSIVLALIRTDRSWGWRLGVFALFYALAFAMHFLFDSPRPPGPALLSTYLPILIDLVVFALAYAWVLRTERHWFRELIARPAARGVGSEAGLAPLLTYHRRRKARQALRHSTGWSRKQAKLYERSLLDRVTDLDLAVSQQISPPSGFGPGAGGLPPQVGARYGW; this is translated from the coding sequence ATGAGCTGGTTTCAGCCGCGGTCGCTGCTGTTCTGGGTGTACTGCCTGGCCGTCGTGATCGGCCCGCTGCTGTTTCTCGTGCAGGCCGCCGGGCAGGTGTTGTTCGCGGGCGTGCCCGCCCTGGCCGCGCTGCCGATCACCGCGCTGACGCTGCTGGTGATCGGACGAATCCTGTTCGCGCTGGACCCCTTCCGCGCCCGGCGGCGCCTGCTCGCGCCGATGGCCATGGGCGCGATCTGGGGCGCGACGGTGTGGACCGGGCTGGCCATGTGGGCCAACGACCATCTCAGCCGCACCATCACCAACCTGTTCGGCGACCGCTTCGCCGTCTCGTGGAGCGCCGCCTTCACCGCGCCCATCGACGAGGAGTACATCAAGGCCATCGGAATCGCGGTGGTGGCCATCCTGTTCCGGCCGCGGCTGACCCGGCCCATGCACGGGCTGCTGCTGGGCGCGGCGGTCGGGCTGGGCGCGCAGATCGCCGAGGACTGCCTCTACAGCACCCAGACCGCGCTGTCGTCGCCGCAGGATCCGGTGGTCGACGTGCTGCTGGTGGCGGTGCTGCGGCTGGTCACCGCGCTCACCTCGCACTGGGCCATGTCGGCGCTGGCCGGGGTGAGCATCGTGCTGGCGCTGATCCGGACCGATCGGTCGTGGGGTTGGCGGCTCGGGGTGTTCGCGCTGTTCTACGCTCTGGCGTTCGCCATGCACTTCCTGTTCGACTCGCCGCGCCCGCCCGGCCCGGCGCTGCTGTCGACCTATCTGCCGATCCTCATCGATCTGGTCGTCTTCGCCCTCGCCTACGCCTGGGTGCTGCGCACCGAGCGGCACTGGTTCCGCGAGCTCATCGCCCGCCCGGCCGCGCGCGGCGTCGGCAGCGAGGCCGGGCTGGCGCCGCTGCTCACCTATCACCGGCGGCGCAAGGCGCGCCAGGCGCTGCGGCATTCGACCGGATGGAGTCGCAAGCAGGCCAAGCTCTACGAGCGCAGTCTGCTGGACCGGGTCACCGATCTCGATCTGGCCGTGTCCCAGCAAATCTCGCCGCCGAGCGGTTTCGGGCCCGGTGCGGGTGGTCTGCCGCCGCAGGTGGGCGCTCGTTACGGCTGGTAG
- a CDS encoding DUF1254 domain-containing protein has product MRDNGFDHPLTRRTLLGLTLATAAAIVPGCSKSATGPRSSVPATGSDDPQAIAADAYVFGYPLVLMDVSRVAAGGSNRFLHAQNLPTSSDRAVVRMNLDTLYSSAWLDLGPEPMVLQVPAMPAGRYWLMQLLDAWSNTVQDPSSTNPQPAQQQSGPAHTYVITGPGFTGDLPGNLTHLPMPTPTAWLIGRIQVDGEDDLPAVHTLQQQMKLMPLSAWLAGTPATPANLARPQGDPPPDQVSAMDPAEFFDRLCAVMAVNPPAPADAPMLKRIAALGITPGGKPNPQPAGLLAAAVKDAQHRMVTYRNPASRDVNGWKYATDLGAYGVDYLLRANVAMTALGANLTRDALYPSIVDTADDHGIPRRFRLRFAADQLPPAAAFWSLTAYTADSYLVENEADIYAVGHAVPVVAGPDGSVELAIQHADPGPTVPKGNWLPIPAAGEFSLTLRLYAPKPEAIDGTWKPPGLIVVPAA; this is encoded by the coding sequence GTGCGCGACAACGGATTCGACCACCCCCTCACCCGCCGGACGCTGCTCGGCCTGACCCTGGCGACGGCCGCGGCGATCGTGCCCGGCTGCTCGAAATCCGCCACCGGACCGCGAAGTTCGGTGCCCGCCACCGGCTCCGACGATCCGCAGGCCATTGCCGCCGACGCCTACGTCTTCGGCTACCCGCTGGTCCTGATGGACGTCAGCCGCGTCGCGGCCGGCGGGAGCAACCGCTTCCTGCATGCCCAGAACCTGCCCACCAGTAGCGATCGGGCCGTGGTGCGCATGAACCTGGACACGCTCTACTCCAGTGCGTGGCTGGATCTCGGACCCGAACCCATGGTGCTGCAGGTGCCCGCCATGCCTGCCGGCCGATACTGGCTCATGCAGTTGCTGGATGCCTGGTCCAATACCGTCCAGGACCCCAGCAGCACCAATCCGCAACCGGCCCAACAACAATCGGGCCCGGCCCACACCTACGTCATCACCGGGCCGGGATTCACCGGCGACCTGCCCGGCAACCTCACCCACCTGCCCATGCCGACCCCGACCGCCTGGCTGATCGGGCGCATCCAAGTCGATGGCGAGGACGATCTGCCCGCGGTGCACACCCTGCAGCAGCAGATGAAGCTCATGCCGCTGAGCGCCTGGCTCGCCGGCACGCCCGCGACCCCGGCCAACCTGGCCCGCCCGCAGGGCGATCCGCCGCCGGATCAGGTATCGGCCATGGACCCGGCCGAGTTCTTCGACCGGCTGTGCGCGGTGATGGCCGTGAACCCGCCCGCGCCCGCCGACGCGCCGATGCTGAAACGCATTGCGGCCCTGGGCATCACACCGGGCGGCAAACCGAACCCGCAACCGGCCGGGCTGCTGGCCGCGGCGGTCAAGGACGCCCAGCATCGGATGGTCACCTACCGGAACCCCGCCAGCCGCGACGTGAACGGCTGGAAGTACGCCACCGATCTCGGCGCCTACGGGGTCGACTATCTGTTGCGCGCCAATGTGGCGATGACCGCGCTGGGCGCGAATCTGACGCGAGACGCGTTGTACCCCAGCATTGTCGATACCGCCGACGATCACGGCATCCCGCGTCGATTCCGGCTGCGGTTCGCGGCCGATCAACTGCCGCCGGCCGCGGCCTTCTGGTCGCTCACCGCCTACACCGCCGACAGCTATCTGGTCGAGAACGAGGCCGATATCTACGCCGTCGGCCACGCGGTCCCGGTGGTGGCCGGCCCGGATGGCTCGGTGGAGCTGGCGATTCAGCACGCTGATCCGGGACCGACTGTGCCCAAAGGCAATTGGCTGCCCATCCCGGCCGCGGGCGAGTTCTCGCTCACCTTGCGGCTCTACGCCCCCAAGCCGGAGGCGATCGACGGGACCTGGAAACCCCCGGGTTTGATCGTCGTCCCGGCCGCCTGA
- a CDS encoding serine hydrolase domain-containing protein encodes MNGFSADGLAKVSEILEGYVERGEVAGAVALTYRHGELVQVDSVGWRDRAGGLPMRRDTLFRIASMTKPITAVAALTLVDEGLIGLHDPVDPWLPELADRVVMRDPDGSPEDVVPAERPITLEDLLTFRFGLGWGRSSLAPQLFALTADPIASAIGVANAERLGPDEWLRKLGELPLIAQPGALWRYHTASDVLGILLSRITGRPLETVLRERVMDPLGMIDTSFTVPDSKRDRLSVLYGPDLTELDRPATTAWSAEPLFPSAGAGLVSTADDYARFARMLPNHGELDGVRILSPHLVSALSQDRLTPDQHATPPFNPPLGQTIWADQGFGYGVKIQTTPGVPSAGTLSWPGGLGTDWHADPEKNLVTLLLVQSANIIVAAEWRSPLGDDYLTALYSALED; translated from the coding sequence GTGAACGGGTTTTCGGCCGATGGCCTGGCGAAGGTGAGCGAGATCCTCGAGGGGTACGTCGAGCGGGGTGAGGTGGCCGGCGCGGTCGCCCTGACCTACCGCCACGGCGAGCTCGTCCAGGTGGACAGCGTGGGCTGGCGTGACAGGGCGGGCGGGCTGCCCATGCGCCGCGACACCCTCTTCCGCATCGCCTCCATGACCAAGCCGATCACCGCGGTGGCCGCGCTGACCCTGGTGGACGAGGGCCTGATCGGCCTGCACGACCCGGTCGACCCGTGGCTGCCGGAACTGGCCGATCGCGTGGTCATGCGCGACCCGGACGGTTCCCCCGAGGATGTGGTGCCCGCCGAGCGGCCCATCACCCTCGAGGATCTGCTCACCTTCCGCTTCGGCCTGGGCTGGGGCCGCTCCAGCCTCGCGCCCCAATTGTTCGCGCTCACCGCCGATCCCATCGCCTCGGCCATCGGTGTCGCGAACGCGGAGCGGCTGGGCCCCGACGAGTGGCTGCGCAAGCTCGGCGAACTTCCCCTCATCGCCCAGCCCGGCGCCCTCTGGCGCTATCACACCGCCTCCGACGTCCTGGGCATTCTGCTCAGCCGCATCACCGGCCGGCCCTTGGAAACCGTGCTGCGCGAACGGGTCATGGATCCGCTGGGCATGATCGACACCTCCTTCACCGTCCCCGACTCCAAGCGCGACCGCCTCAGCGTCCTCTACGGCCCCGACCTCACCGAGCTCGACCGTCCCGCCACCACCGCCTGGAGCGCCGAGCCCCTCTTCCCTTCCGCCGGAGCGGGTCTCGTCTCCACCGCCGACGACTACGCCCGCTTCGCCCGCATGCTGCCGAACCACGGCGAACTCGACGGCGTCCGCATCCTGTCCCCCCACTTGGTGTCAGCCCTGTCCCAGGACCGCCTCACCCCGGACCAGCACGCCACCCCGCCGTTCAACCCGCCCCTGGGCCAAACCATCTGGGCCGACCAAGGTTTCGGCTACGGCGTCAAGATCCAGACCACCCCCGGCGTCCCCTCCGCCGGCACCCTGTCCTGGCCCGGCGGCCTGGGCACCGACTGGCACGCCGACCCCGAAAAGAACCTCGTCACCCTCCTGCTGGTCCAATCCGCCAATATCATCGTCGCCGCCGAATGGCGTTCCCCCCTGGGCGACGACTACCTCACCGCCCTCTACTCCGCCCTCGAAGACTGA
- a CDS encoding helix-turn-helix transcriptional regulator, whose translation MVSTPAEQQRLSDLTRLRRVRDRIDREYAQPLDVERLARDAHLSAGHLSRQFKAAYGESVYAYLMTRRIERAMALLRIGELSVTEVCFAVGCSSLGTFSTRFTELVGMPPSAYRQEMAEVSEGMPSFIEKQVTRPIRNREAAASASQLA comes from the coding sequence GTGGTCAGCACACCTGCCGAACAACAGCGTCTGAGCGATCTGACGCGGTTGCGGCGAGTCCGGGATCGCATCGACCGGGAGTACGCGCAGCCGCTGGACGTGGAACGGCTCGCGCGCGACGCGCATCTGTCGGCCGGGCATCTGAGCAGGCAGTTCAAGGCCGCCTACGGGGAATCGGTGTACGCGTATCTGATGACGCGGCGCATCGAGCGGGCGATGGCGTTGCTGCGCATCGGGGAGCTGAGCGTGACCGAGGTGTGTTTCGCGGTGGGCTGTTCGTCGCTGGGCACGTTCAGCACCCGGTTCACCGAACTGGTCGGCATGCCGCCGAGCGCGTATCGGCAGGAGATGGCCGAAGTCTCCGAGGGCATGCCGTCGTTCATCGAGAAACAGGTGACCAGACCGATCAGGAATCGAGAAGCCGCGGCAAGCGCCTCGCAACTAGCCTGA
- a CDS encoding VOC family protein, with product MDITINASFLPHTDAEAALAFYRDALGFELRKDVGYNGLRWLTLGPADQPGTSVVLTPPAVDPGITEEERKLILEMMAKGTYGAMLLATTDVDATFEKLQGHDIVEIVQEPTDQPYGVRDFAVRDPAGNLLRIQQVS from the coding sequence ATGGACATCACCATCAACGCGAGTTTTCTGCCGCATACGGATGCCGAGGCCGCCCTGGCCTTCTATCGCGACGCGCTCGGGTTCGAACTGCGCAAGGACGTGGGCTACAACGGGTTGCGCTGGCTGACGCTCGGTCCGGCCGATCAGCCGGGCACATCGGTGGTGCTGACGCCGCCGGCGGTGGATCCGGGCATCACCGAGGAGGAGCGCAAGCTCATTCTCGAGATGATGGCCAAGGGCACCTACGGCGCGATGCTGCTGGCCACCACCGATGTCGACGCCACCTTCGAGAAGTTGCAGGGCCACGACATCGTCGAGATCGTGCAGGAACCGACCGACCAGCCCTACGGGGTGCGGGACTTCGCGGTCCGCGATCCCGCGGGCAATCTGCTTCGCATCCAGCAGGTCTCCTGA
- a CDS encoding ABC transporter permease, translating to MSTLAYAAQDSAAMVGRNLRRTLRSPDTMIMTFAIPVTILLMFVYVFGGAMNVGGAYIDYVVPGIVLLCAGFGSGSTAVTVATDLHTGIVDRFRAMAVSRTSVLTGHVVESVLRNLVTTGLVIAVAVAIGFRPTGDPLRWLGVVGLLACYVLALSWLAAAMGVLVSNPEAANGFMFIFMFLPYVSSAFVPVHTLPSWLRGFAEHQPVTSITETMRGLLMGTPVGSSAPTALIWCAGLALIGYVGAGILFARRSDS from the coding sequence ATGAGCACCCTCGCCTACGCCGCGCAGGATTCCGCCGCCATGGTCGGCCGCAATCTGCGCCGCACCCTGCGCAGTCCGGACACCATGATCATGACCTTCGCCATCCCGGTCACCATCCTGCTCATGTTCGTCTACGTCTTCGGCGGCGCGATGAACGTCGGCGGCGCCTATATCGACTACGTGGTGCCGGGAATCGTGTTGCTGTGCGCGGGTTTCGGCTCGGGCAGCACCGCGGTGACGGTGGCCACCGACCTGCACACCGGCATCGTGGATCGGTTTCGCGCCATGGCGGTGTCTCGGACCTCGGTGCTGACGGGGCATGTGGTCGAGAGCGTGCTGCGCAATCTGGTCACCACCGGTCTAGTGATCGCGGTGGCGGTGGCGATCGGCTTCCGGCCGACCGGTGATCCGCTGCGGTGGCTGGGTGTCGTGGGCCTGCTGGCCTGCTATGTGCTGGCGCTGTCCTGGCTGGCGGCGGCCATGGGCGTGCTGGTGTCGAATCCCGAAGCGGCCAATGGCTTCATGTTCATCTTCATGTTCCTGCCCTACGTGAGCAGTGCCTTCGTCCCCGTGCACACCCTGCCGAGCTGGCTACGCGGCTTCGCCGAGCATCAGCCGGTCACCTCGATCACCGAGACGATGCGCGGCCTGCTCATGGGCACCCCGGTGGGGAGTTCCGCGCCGACGGCGCTGATCTGGTGTGCGGGCCTGGCCCTGATCGGCTATGTGGGCGCGGGCATCCTGTTCGCCCGTCGTTCCGACTCTTGA